A DNA window from Bos javanicus breed banteng chromosome 10, ARS-OSU_banteng_1.0, whole genome shotgun sequence contains the following coding sequences:
- the LOC133255035 gene encoding GTP-binding nuclear protein Ran-like has product MAAQGEPQVQFKLVLVGDGGTGKMTCVKRHLTGEFEKKHVATLGVEVHPLVFHTNRGQIKFTVWDTAGQEKFGGLRDGYYIQAQCAIIMFDVTSRVTYKNVPNWHRDLVLRARENIPVVLCGNKVDIKDRKVKAKSVVFHRKKNLQNDDISAKSSYNFERPFLWLARKLIRDPNLEFVAMPALDSIERCSLVCCCHSHSFAFRIRMKLYFKYLKK; this is encoded by the coding sequence ATGGCTGCCCAAGGAGAACCCCAAGTTCAGTTCAAACTTGTTTTGGTTGGTGATGGTGGTACTGGAAAAATGACATGCGTGAAGCGTCATCTGACTGGTGAATTTGAGAAGAAGCATGTAGCTACCTTGGGTGTTGAGGTCCATCCTCTGGTGTTCCATACCAACAGAGGACAGATTAAGTTCACTGTATGGGATACAGCTGGTCAGGAGAAATTTGGTGGACTGAGAGATGGCTATTATATACAAGCTCAGTGTGCCATTATAATGTTTGACGTTACATCAAGAGTTACTTACAAGAATGTGCCTAACTGGCATAGAGATCTGGTACTACGAGCACGTGAGAACATCCCAGTTGTGTTGTGTGGCAACAAAGTGGATATTAAGGACAGAAAGGTTAAGGCAAAGTCAGTTGTCTTCCACCGAAAGAAGAATCTTCAGAATGATGACATTTCTGCCAAAAGTAGCTACAACTTCGAAAGGCCCTTCCTCTGGCTTGCTAGAAAACTGATTAGAGACCCTAACTTGGAGTTTGTCGCCATGCCTGCTCTTGACAGTATTGAGAGGTGCAGTCTTGTTTGTTGCTGTCATTCGCATTCCTTTGCGTTTAGAATCAGAATGAAGTTGTATTTCaaatatctaaaaaaataa